The Pirellulales bacterium DNA window CACCGACGGGATGACCAAGACGATCTTGGTCGGCGAAGCGAGCGGACGCGGGGCACGCAACGGCCCGAGTTGGCGATTGAGCGGCTGTTGGTCGGCCGGAACGAACTGCATCGACACATCGGGAATTATCAACGATGTCGATGCGATCGGGACCGATCAATTCCATTCCGATCATGCCGGCGGAGTCAACATGTTATATTGCGACGGATCGGTCCATTTTCTCTCGGATTTGACCGCTCCGGAGGTCGTTCGCGGACTATGCACGCGCAACGGATATGAAGCGATCCCGTCGGATGCATTCTGATCGCGCCGCGGCCCGCGTCGATTCGAGGGTTTCATGATTCGTCGCCTGCGGATTGCGATCGTTGGTCTTGTGCTGTTGATTCGGTTCGCGCCGTCCGCTCTGGCCTGGAACG harbors:
- a CDS encoding DUF1559 domain-containing protein, coding for TDGMTKTILVGEASGRGARNGPSWRLSGCWSAGTNCIDTSGIINDVDAIGTDQFHSDHAGGVNMLYCDGSVHFLSDLTAPEVVRGLCTRNGYEAIPSDAF